A window of Streptomyces gilvosporeus contains these coding sequences:
- the mshB gene encoding N-acetyl-1-D-myo-inositol-2-amino-2-deoxy-alpha-D-glucopyranoside deacetylase, with amino-acid sequence MSHPSPTTAPGGDAAQRSDIPSRRLLLVHAHPDDESINNGVTMARYAAEGALVTLVTCTLGEEGEVIPAELAHLAPDREDALGAHRVGELAAAMAALGVTDHRFLGGAGRYRDSGMMGAPQNDRPQAFWQADLDEAAAHLVAVIREIRPQVLVTYDPNGGYGHPDHIQAHRVAMRGAELAGRADFRPDLGPAYAIEKIYWNCNARSDVEKGFARLSAAGVSFPGIASVDDVPGVVPDAEVTASIGGGPVYAAAKAAAMRAHYTQIAVDGPFFALSNDLGQPLFGSEHYRLVHGEAGAPEGEREDDLFAGIPAGAGSAVGGGESGSRTAERTEHRAADRMEEAAE; translated from the coding sequence ATGTCCCACCCGTCTCCCACCACCGCCCCGGGCGGAGATGCCGCGCAGCGCAGTGACATCCCTTCCCGCCGCCTCCTGCTGGTCCATGCGCACCCCGACGACGAGTCGATCAACAACGGTGTGACCATGGCCAGGTACGCCGCCGAGGGTGCCCTGGTCACCCTGGTGACCTGCACACTCGGCGAAGAGGGCGAGGTCATCCCGGCCGAGCTCGCCCATCTGGCACCCGACCGCGAGGACGCCCTCGGCGCGCACCGTGTCGGCGAGCTGGCCGCCGCCATGGCCGCGCTGGGCGTCACCGACCACCGTTTCCTCGGCGGCGCGGGCCGCTACCGCGACTCCGGAATGATGGGCGCGCCCCAGAACGACCGGCCGCAGGCGTTCTGGCAGGCCGATCTCGACGAGGCGGCCGCGCATCTGGTGGCCGTCATCCGTGAGATCCGTCCCCAGGTCCTGGTGACATATGACCCGAACGGCGGATACGGGCACCCCGATCACATCCAGGCGCACCGCGTCGCGATGCGCGGCGCGGAGCTCGCCGGACGGGCGGACTTCCGCCCGGACCTGGGCCCCGCGTACGCGATCGAGAAGATCTACTGGAACTGCAACGCCCGCTCGGACGTCGAGAAGGGCTTCGCCAGGCTGTCGGCCGCCGGGGTCTCCTTCCCCGGGATCGCCTCGGTGGACGACGTCCCGGGCGTGGTGCCGGATGCCGAGGTCACCGCGTCGATCGGCGGCGGCCCGGTGTACGCGGCGGCCAAGGCCGCGGCGATGCGCGCCCACTACACCCAGATCGCGGTCGACGGACCGTTCTTCGCGCTCTCCAATGATCTGGGCCAGCCGCTGTTCGGCAGCGAGCACTATCGACTGGTGCACGGTGAGGCGGGCGCCCCGGAGGGCGAGCGCGAGGACGACCTGTTCGCCGGGATCCCGGCGGGCGCGGGCAGCGCCGTCGGCGGCGGCGAGAGCGGCAGCCGGACGGCGGAGCGGACGGAGCACCGGGCGGCGGACCGGATGGAGGAGGCGGCGGAATGA
- a CDS encoding DUF6113 family protein, whose translation MSAGNGPGKGPGERPGNGPGSGSGKGPGKGAGRPAGKGAAAGGKGNGPGAPQRSRAGGGASAARPVPPAPPRPAAGPSAPVTPGRIGLYVLLLVAGVLVAVAGTLVQAAWFPGGLLLALAAAAGLFHGGATATGTLAGAMIPGAGWLVAVFLLLSQVRPEGDFLFGAGTSSYLFLAGGLAVAVICATVAQRRAVGVPHGRVGG comes from the coding sequence ATGAGCGCGGGAAACGGGCCCGGCAAGGGACCAGGTGAGCGACCCGGAAACGGGCCCGGAAGCGGTTCCGGCAAGGGGCCCGGCAAGGGTGCGGGAAGGCCCGCGGGGAAGGGCGCTGCCGCGGGCGGCAAGGGCAACGGGCCCGGCGCACCGCAGCGGTCGCGGGCGGGCGGCGGCGCCTCCGCCGCGCGCCCCGTGCCCCCCGCCCCGCCCCGCCCCGCCGCCGGGCCGTCGGCCCCGGTGACGCCGGGCCGGATCGGCCTGTACGTGCTGCTGCTGGTCGCGGGGGTCCTGGTCGCCGTGGCCGGGACGCTCGTCCAAGCGGCGTGGTTCCCGGGCGGATTGCTGCTGGCGCTGGCCGCGGCGGCCGGTCTCTTCCACGGCGGCGCCACCGCGACCGGCACCCTGGCCGGTGCGATGATCCCGGGCGCGGGCTGGCTGGTGGCCGTGTTCCTCCTGCTCAGTCAGGTCCGGCCGGAGGGGGACTTCCTCTTCGGCGCCGGGACCAGCTCGTACCTCTTCCTGGCCGGTGGCCTGGCGGTCGCTGTGATCTGCGCCACCGTCGCCCAGCGGCGTGCTGTGGGCGTACCGCACGGCCGAGTTGGCGGATGA